A single window of Culicoides brevitarsis isolate CSIRO-B50_1 chromosome 3, AGI_CSIRO_Cbre_v1, whole genome shotgun sequence DNA harbors:
- the LOC134835900 gene encoding exportin-6-A: MASALEIDRLLEEFYNYTTTNSRKREIEVTLQGFQKSPEVWRSCLNVIGNNSVNQIVWFFSASTLENTIQKRWLALNAADRLCVRESLWNFYAGISDKCSSSSNSSNTSNKLQRDKTAQLIALIGKKEIPEQHANYMEQIVELMQKKFVLGVVLLRATCEELLSSRSDITTERKQHLSYCISVFLPSFIPAINEYLTPIATQQRSRDTIDATYVEQCRELLRCIQVLFQCDILHDEITTKIIENLFLIARYTPEMQETHVEVAIGAITALSELFLRQRKHQSHASIATGLTQLLKSGATMSSTTDFDFSTYEQSLTELFKSSAEQLSIAWWRKTQNLTCLEEYLSCLWQYTVHNAEDPTVFRQKLAVWVPIIKYYGENKGEMFPDKCMTIVIYTLKRMLLQYDDNQKLQAIYDQCVDDPDSEWQSFLSQCLEVVSLIAYLNPQGVNELICTEFIKTQGPLDIFVSLTKTNDETFSSLCNDQVKTQYLQIMFRDLATEFQLVARTFPVISEVANGSNGARISAIIASLCETLQQALVQIHNWSNYKQQAIYQDLNHTVAQLVVSLIYLIPISDIQNNVKGMTSLVESTIQTILSACSECPLSKILTTAIGTFLLNITSNLRPKYLLESHFMPILMKTNLQTLERNAAQNVYKALFNCLVLQWRGVSAEEQNIAHRTAIAQEYVLFLGCDILKTTESYDENALRAITNGLWVFQDILEYYEDSNSFTKAILTNALRPVIEKAVFLFNVFHHQNPKVIEHILNFFNSLIKTLQTQLGASAIKELLLLFIESCKKEQLEQAQLRWIDKLLHIFLVIIKQHGNSSAALIPDILNLTLEQVAPLVFNLDANFTENIDVIMSLYALFDGILQNRWQYFYKSQVLRGFSPGASDEAANDVMPAHQEQFSSILTAYGHALTAFNHPEMMRAVLESLQSIDEKYKLFHSHFFIVNFSTAFQCAILRCLAAPEGSLNFDLLLGVLFKMSQQGQLERVLRELDASLNGKTVEAICTATDFPTFAFNVSHLVQDIKYSQNITQQ; encoded by the exons ATG GCCTCTGCCCTCGAAATCGACCGACTACTGGAGGAATTTTACAATTACACGACGACAAATAGCAGGAAACGCGAAATCGAAGTTACTCTGCAAGGGTTCCAA AAATCTCCGGAAGTGTGGCGATCGTGCTTGAATGTCATCGGAAATAATTCAGTAAATCAAAttgtttggtttttttctGCCTCAACGTTGGAA AATACGATCCAGAAACGATGGTTGGCCTTGAACGCTGCCGATCGCCTTTGTGTTCGCGAGTCGTTGTGGAACTTTTACGCCGGAATCAGTGATAAATGTAGTAGTAGTAGTAACAGTAGTAACACAAGCAATAAGCTCCAACGTGATAAAACGGCCCAACTGATCGCGCTCATCGGCAAAAAGGAGATTCCCGAGCAACATGCCAACTACATGGAACAAATTGTCGAGCTGATGCAGAAGAAATTCGTTCTCGGTGTCGTTTTGCTGCGTGCCACATGCGAAGAATTGCTCAGCTCACGGTCCGACATCACAACGGAACGCAAACAGCATCTCTCGTACTGCATTTCCGTCTTTCTTCCGTCATTTATTCCGGCAATCAATGAATATCTGACGCCAATTGCGACGCAACAGCGTTCCCGGGACACAATTGACGCCACATACGTCGAACAATGCCGCGAACTGTTGCGTTGCATCCAAGTCCTCTTCCAATGTGATATCCTACATGACGAGATTACgacaaaaattatcgaaaacttGTTCCTCATCGCCCGTTACACGCCCGAAATGCAAGAAACGCATGTCGAAGTCGCCATTGGAGCGATAACGGCTCTTTCGGAGCTATTTTTGCGTCAACGGAAGCATCAAAGTCACGCAAGTATCGCCACCGGGCTCACACAATTGCTCAAATCGGGTGCCACGATGTCATCTACGACGGATTTTGACTTTTCCACGTATGAACAATCGTTAACGGAGTTATTCAAGTCCTCGGCGGAACAATTATCGATCGCGTGGTGgcgaaaaacgcaaaatttaacgTGTCTCGAGGAATATTTGAGCTGTTTGTGGCAATATACGGTCCATAATGCCGAAGATCCGACAGTTTTTCGCCAAAAACTGGCCGTTTGGGTGCCGATCATCAAGTATTACGGCGAAAACAAGGGCGAAATGTTCCCGGACAAGTGCATGACAATTGTAATTTACACGCTGAAGCGAATGTTGTTGCAGTACGATGATAATCAGAAGTTACAGGCGATTTACGATCAATGTGTGGACGATCCCGACTCGGAATGGCAGTCATTTCTGAGTCAATGTCTGGAAGTTGTGAGTTTAATTGCTTATTTGAACCCCCAAGGCGTCAACGAGCTCATTTGTACGGAATTTATCAAGACCCAAGGACCCCTTGACATCTTCGTGTCACTCACAAAAACGAATGACGAGACATTTTCGTCACTTTGCAACGATCAAGTCAAAACGCAATACCTTCAAATCATGTTCCGAGACTTGGCGACGGAATTTCAACTCGTGGCACGAACATTTCCGGTCATCAGCGAAGTCGCAAACGGCTCTAATGGTGCCCGAATCTCCGCAATTATCGCCAGTTTGTGCGAAACGCTGCAACAAGCCTTAGTTCAGATCCACAATTGGAGCAATTACAAGCAGCAAGCCATTTATCAGGACCTCAATCACACCGTAGCTCAGTTAGTGGTGTCGCTCATCTACTTAATCCCCATTTCGGACATCCAGAACAACGTCAAGGGCATGACGAGTCTCGTGGAAAGCACAATTCAAACGATTTTGTCCGCGTGCTCGGAATGTCCGCTATCTAAAATACTAACCACGGCAATTGGCACATTCCTACTTAACATCACGTCGAACCTCAGGCCGAAATATCTGCTGGAAAGTCATTTTATGccgattttgatgaaaacgaACCTTCAAACGCTCGAACGGAATGCGGCGCAAAACGTTTACAAGGCGTTGTTTAATTGTCTCGTGCTTCAGTGGCGCGGTGTGAGTGCCGAGGAGCAAAATATCGCACATCGGACGGCAATTGCGCAGGAATATGTCTTATTTTTGGGTTGTGACATCCTCAAAACGACCGAAAGTTATGACGAAAACGCATTACGGGCCATTACGAATGGCTTGTGGGTCTTTCAGGACATCCTCGAGTACTACGAGGACTCGAATTCCTTCACGAAAGCCATTTTAACGAACGCTCTGCGACCCGTCATCGAAAAAGCTGTGTTCCTTTTCAATGTTTTCCATCACCAGAATCCCAAAGTGATCGAACACATTCTGAATTTCTTCAATAGTTTGATCAAAACGCTCCAAACACAACTGGGGGCAAGTGCGATCAAGGAACTTCTCCTGCTTTTCATCGAAAGTTGCAAAAAAGAGCAGTTGGAACAGGCGCAACTCCGTTGGATCGACAAATTGTTGCACATTTTTCTAGTCATCATCAAGCAACATGGAAATTCCTCCGCCGCGCTAATTCCGGACATTTTAAATCTCACGCTGGAACAAGTGGCGCCCCTTGTCTTCAACCTAGATGCGAATTTTACGGAAAATATTGATGTGATAATGTCGTTGTATGCGCTTTTCGATGGAATTCTGCAGAATCGCTGGCAGTATTTCTACAAGTCGCAAGTTTTGCGCGGATTTTCGCCCGGGGCAAGTGACGAAGCGGCAAATGACGTGATGCCTGCGCATCAGGagcaattttcttcaattcttaCGGCATATGGACACGCGCTCACAGCATTTAATCATCCGGAAATGATGCGCGCCGTACTCGAGTCGCTGCAAAGTATCGACGAGAAGTACAAGCTCTTCCATTCCCACTTTTTCATCGTGAACTTTTCCACGGCTTTTCAATGTGCAATATTAAGGTGTCTGGCGGCGCCTGAGGGTTCGCTCAATTTCGATTTGTTGCTCGGGGTGCTGTTTAAGATGTCGCAACAAGGACAACTCGAACGGGTCCTGCGTGAATTGGATGCTAGTTTGAACGGGAAAACTGTCGAGGCGATTTGCACGGCGACg GACTTTCCCACATTTGCATTTAACGTATCTCACTTAGTACAGGACATAAAATATAGTCAGAACATTACTCAACAGTAG
- the LOC134835901 gene encoding rab GTPase-binding effector protein 2 isoform X1, whose protein sequence is MENPVETTKDKESLVEESKHEKEKTNEQLEKEIQQLRLEFNTQRAKMKEMYMNKEGECQKLSKDLNDLRQTLEHSKVSLDAETMIQDLQDQHRRAQEEIQNLQTIVNETVDESVNAQNYAKRLYDENERLKQEVNQLRENVTSLENNSFAPVLTQVKKTILGKLGTSETNDNMEDSMRKVNKYAHEDAEVLRSLVVPLEEEIKHLKEKLRDAHEQIEQQSAGKSSAASESALVGMLNDTRSASPNNPQESATSAAVKKSASFICEMCANYETKLVQCQEEAKKSSQCNSELTKELQELKEDLSKEIALRLDLDKQCQEKREKHKEEVEVLTAQVKKTEDLFHQLIKTYNEMKEGTNQEMLKLTAERERIYHHLENLQKDNDFLSGKYLTHSQELKDEEIDLPQNIDELNELVLKLHEDLIVSKSATEYAEAKYLSYQDEANLLRDQLLMRDRERQAMERELTNRIQTLEEQLTSHEEYQKQLLHEKSELERKELEYKKQISESQMQIIELSAAKEKFEKVAQEYRTKASVLQQELANNEAVQKDFVKLSQSLQMQLEKIRSENTQVRWQDEDEADNCAQCKRDFTVTRRKHHCRHCGTIFCDNCLQKNVPSRNGQKKARVCDVCYTLLVSSSAPYFSQEPPNSP, encoded by the exons ATGGAAAATCCCGTGGAGACGACGAAAGACAAGGAGTCTCTCGTCGAGGAGtcaaaacacgaaaaag AAAAGACAAATGAGCAATTGGAAAAGGAAATCCAGCAACTGCGGCTGGAATTTAACACACAACGGgcaaaaatgaaggaaatgtACATGAATAAAGAGG gcGAATGTCAAAAGCTCAGCAAAGATTTGAACGATCTCCGACAAACTCTGGAACACTCTAAGGTCTCTCTTGATGCGGAAACCATGATTCAGGACTTGCAGGATCAACATAGACGTGCGCAGGAAGAGATCCAGAACTTGCAGACGATTGTCAATGAGACCGTGGACGAGTCGGTGAACGCGCAAAACTACGCAAAGCGCTTGTACGACGAAAATGAGCGATTAAAGCAAGAAGTGAACCAACTGAGGGAGAATGTGACGTCATTA gaGAATAATAGCTTCGCTCCAGTGTTGACACAGGTGAAGAAAACAATTTTGGGGAAGCTTGGGACGTCAGAGACAAACGATAATATGGAAGATTCCATGCGGAAGGTAAACAAATAT gcACACGAGGATGCCGAAGTCCTCCGATCATTAGTTGTACCCTTAGAAGAAGAAATCAAGCACCTTAAAGAAAAACTTAGAGATGCACACGAGCAAATTGAGCAGCAATCTGCCGGAAAGTCT AGCGCCGCTTCCGAGTCTGCTCTTGTTGGCATGCTAAATGACACGCGAAGTGCTTCCCCTAATAATCCACAGGAATCCGCCACGTCGGCAGCTGTGAAGAAAAGTGCGAGTTTCATCTGCGAAATGTGCGCGAATTACGAAACAAAACTCGTTCAGTGTCAAGAAGAAGCGAAAAAATCGAGTCAGTGCAATAGTGAGTTGACCAAAGAACTGCAAGAGCTAAAGGAGGATTTATCAAAAGAAATCGCATTGCGACTGGATTTGGACAAACAATGTCaggaaaaacgagaaaaacacAAGGAAGAAGTCGAGGTGCTGACGGCGCAAGTGAAAAAAACGGAAGATCTCTTTCACCAACTCATCAAAACGTACAACGAAATGAAGGAAGGCACGAATCAGGAAATGCTGAAGCTCACGGCGGAACGAGAACGCATTTATCATCATCTCGAAAACTTGCAAAAGGACAATGATTTCCTCTCGGGGAAGTATCTCACGCATTCGCAGGAACTGAAAGACGAGGAAATTGATTTGCCGCAAAATATTGACGAACTGAATGAGCTGG ttctCAAGCTGCACGAAGACCTAATTGTGTCGAAATCAGCAACAGAGTACGCTGAAGCAAAGTATTTGAGTTATCAGGACGAAGCAAATTTGTTACGGGATCAACTTTTGATGCGAGATCGGGAGAGACAAGCAATGGAACGGGAGTTGACAAATAGGATTCAAACGTTAGA ggAACAACTGACATCACACGAGGAATATCAAAAGCAACTGCTGCACGAAAAATCCGAGTTGGAACGCAAAGAGCTTGAATACAAGAAGCAAATATCAGAATCACAAATGCAAATTATTGAATTGAGCGCCGCCAAGGAGAAATTCGAAAAGGTCGCGCAAGAATATCGCACGAAAGCAAGCGTGCTGCAGCAGGAACTGGCAAACAACGAAGCTGTGCAAAAGGATTTTGTGAAACTTTCACAATCGttacaa atgcaATTAGAGAAAATCCGTTCGGAAAATACGCAGGTGCGTTGGCAAGACGAAGACGAAGCCGACAATTGTGCGCAATGCAAGAGAGATTTTACCGTGACAAGGCgaaaa catCATTGTCGTCATTGTGGAACAATTTTCTGTGATAATTGTCTGCAAAAGAACGTTCCATCGCGAAACGGGCAGAAAAAGGCGCGTGTCTGTGACGTTTGTTACACGCTACTGGTGTCCAGTAGTGCCCCATACTTTAGTCAAGAGCCACCAAATTCCCCCTAG
- the LOC134835901 gene encoding rab GTPase-binding effector protein 2 isoform X2: MENPVETTKDKESLVEESKHEKEKTNEQLEKEIQQLRLEFNTQRAKMKEMYMNKEGECQKLSKDLNDLRQTLEHSKVSLDAETMIQDLQDQHRRAQEEIQNLQTIVNETVDESVNAQNYAKRLYDENERLKQEVNQLRENVTSLENNSFAPVLTQVKKTILGKLGTSETNDNMEDSMRKAHEDAEVLRSLVVPLEEEIKHLKEKLRDAHEQIEQQSAGKSSAASESALVGMLNDTRSASPNNPQESATSAAVKKSASFICEMCANYETKLVQCQEEAKKSSQCNSELTKELQELKEDLSKEIALRLDLDKQCQEKREKHKEEVEVLTAQVKKTEDLFHQLIKTYNEMKEGTNQEMLKLTAERERIYHHLENLQKDNDFLSGKYLTHSQELKDEEIDLPQNIDELNELVLKLHEDLIVSKSATEYAEAKYLSYQDEANLLRDQLLMRDRERQAMERELTNRIQTLEEQLTSHEEYQKQLLHEKSELERKELEYKKQISESQMQIIELSAAKEKFEKVAQEYRTKASVLQQELANNEAVQKDFVKLSQSLQMQLEKIRSENTQVRWQDEDEADNCAQCKRDFTVTRRKHHCRHCGTIFCDNCLQKNVPSRNGQKKARVCDVCYTLLVSSSAPYFSQEPPNSP; this comes from the exons ATGGAAAATCCCGTGGAGACGACGAAAGACAAGGAGTCTCTCGTCGAGGAGtcaaaacacgaaaaag AAAAGACAAATGAGCAATTGGAAAAGGAAATCCAGCAACTGCGGCTGGAATTTAACACACAACGGgcaaaaatgaaggaaatgtACATGAATAAAGAGG gcGAATGTCAAAAGCTCAGCAAAGATTTGAACGATCTCCGACAAACTCTGGAACACTCTAAGGTCTCTCTTGATGCGGAAACCATGATTCAGGACTTGCAGGATCAACATAGACGTGCGCAGGAAGAGATCCAGAACTTGCAGACGATTGTCAATGAGACCGTGGACGAGTCGGTGAACGCGCAAAACTACGCAAAGCGCTTGTACGACGAAAATGAGCGATTAAAGCAAGAAGTGAACCAACTGAGGGAGAATGTGACGTCATTA gaGAATAATAGCTTCGCTCCAGTGTTGACACAGGTGAAGAAAACAATTTTGGGGAAGCTTGGGACGTCAGAGACAAACGATAATATGGAAGATTCCATGCGGAAG gcACACGAGGATGCCGAAGTCCTCCGATCATTAGTTGTACCCTTAGAAGAAGAAATCAAGCACCTTAAAGAAAAACTTAGAGATGCACACGAGCAAATTGAGCAGCAATCTGCCGGAAAGTCT AGCGCCGCTTCCGAGTCTGCTCTTGTTGGCATGCTAAATGACACGCGAAGTGCTTCCCCTAATAATCCACAGGAATCCGCCACGTCGGCAGCTGTGAAGAAAAGTGCGAGTTTCATCTGCGAAATGTGCGCGAATTACGAAACAAAACTCGTTCAGTGTCAAGAAGAAGCGAAAAAATCGAGTCAGTGCAATAGTGAGTTGACCAAAGAACTGCAAGAGCTAAAGGAGGATTTATCAAAAGAAATCGCATTGCGACTGGATTTGGACAAACAATGTCaggaaaaacgagaaaaacacAAGGAAGAAGTCGAGGTGCTGACGGCGCAAGTGAAAAAAACGGAAGATCTCTTTCACCAACTCATCAAAACGTACAACGAAATGAAGGAAGGCACGAATCAGGAAATGCTGAAGCTCACGGCGGAACGAGAACGCATTTATCATCATCTCGAAAACTTGCAAAAGGACAATGATTTCCTCTCGGGGAAGTATCTCACGCATTCGCAGGAACTGAAAGACGAGGAAATTGATTTGCCGCAAAATATTGACGAACTGAATGAGCTGG ttctCAAGCTGCACGAAGACCTAATTGTGTCGAAATCAGCAACAGAGTACGCTGAAGCAAAGTATTTGAGTTATCAGGACGAAGCAAATTTGTTACGGGATCAACTTTTGATGCGAGATCGGGAGAGACAAGCAATGGAACGGGAGTTGACAAATAGGATTCAAACGTTAGA ggAACAACTGACATCACACGAGGAATATCAAAAGCAACTGCTGCACGAAAAATCCGAGTTGGAACGCAAAGAGCTTGAATACAAGAAGCAAATATCAGAATCACAAATGCAAATTATTGAATTGAGCGCCGCCAAGGAGAAATTCGAAAAGGTCGCGCAAGAATATCGCACGAAAGCAAGCGTGCTGCAGCAGGAACTGGCAAACAACGAAGCTGTGCAAAAGGATTTTGTGAAACTTTCACAATCGttacaa atgcaATTAGAGAAAATCCGTTCGGAAAATACGCAGGTGCGTTGGCAAGACGAAGACGAAGCCGACAATTGTGCGCAATGCAAGAGAGATTTTACCGTGACAAGGCgaaaa catCATTGTCGTCATTGTGGAACAATTTTCTGTGATAATTGTCTGCAAAAGAACGTTCCATCGCGAAACGGGCAGAAAAAGGCGCGTGTCTGTGACGTTTGTTACACGCTACTGGTGTCCAGTAGTGCCCCATACTTTAGTCAAGAGCCACCAAATTCCCCCTAG
- the LOC134835902 gene encoding uncharacterized protein LOC134835902 isoform X2 encodes MNTNSSQNFGSRKYNRKRPRSGLNLSFHPGEVHRLIAFVKSNPCLWDAAHSKHNIRNIRRDKWFEIATKFRGKFSPEELQTKWDNLRIQFRQNHLRSLKKTNNEKSVSWKFYDKMLFLVQKEGNSTSEMENSNGDNEGDETEQEIKEEMEIFDDEPISEQERSLAEEDYDPESTSNLDFLPARENFHIRNVEDSFQTFGNYIASELRTIENVQEANRIKRKLNYLLLECLDKMDNAKE; translated from the exons ATGAACACAAATTCATCACAAAACTTTGGATCTCGCAAATACAACAGAAAAAGACCTCGTTCAGGACTCAATTTATCATTTCATCCCGGTGAAGTACATCGTCTCATTGCCTTCGTCAAGAGCAATCCCTGTCTTTGGGACGCCGCACACTCAAAACACAACATCCGAAATATTCGTCGTGACAAATGGTTCGAAATCGCAACGAAATTCCGGGGAAAATTTAGTCCGGAGGAGCTACAAACGAAATGGGACAACCTCCGGATACAATTCCGCCAAAATCATTTGCGATCGTTGAAGAAAACgaacaatgaaaaaagtgTTTCGTGGAAATTTTACGACAAAATGCTGTTTCTCGTGCAAAAAGAAGGGAATTCTACATCGGAAATG GAAAACTCGAACGGCGACAACGAAGGAGACGAGACTGAACAAGAAATCAAGGAAGAAATGGAAATATTTGACGATGAACCCATTTCTGAGCAAGAAAGATCTCTCGCCGAAGAAGATTACGATCCAGAATCAACTTCAAACTTGGATTTTCTGCCTGCCCGAGAGAATTTCCATATTCGCAATGTCGAAGACAGCTTCCAAACCTTTGGGAATTATATCGCTTCTGAATTACGAACCATCGAAAATGTCCAAGAGGCGAATCGGATCAAGCGCAAGCTCAATTATCTCCTGTTGGAATGTCTCGACAAAATGGACAAcgcaaaagaataa
- the LOC134835902 gene encoding uncharacterized protein LOC134835902 isoform X1, with protein sequence MNTNSSQNFGSRKYNRKRPRSGLNLSFHPGEVHRLIAFVKSNPCLWDAAHSKHNIRNIRRDKWFEIATKFRGKFSPEELQTKWDNLRIQFRQNHLRSLKKTNNEKSVSWKFYDKMLFLVQKEGNSTSEMNFLQENSNGDNEGDETEQEIKEEMEIFDDEPISEQERSLAEEDYDPESTSNLDFLPARENFHIRNVEDSFQTFGNYIASELRTIENVQEANRIKRKLNYLLLECLDKMDNAKE encoded by the exons ATGAACACAAATTCATCACAAAACTTTGGATCTCGCAAATACAACAGAAAAAGACCTCGTTCAGGACTCAATTTATCATTTCATCCCGGTGAAGTACATCGTCTCATTGCCTTCGTCAAGAGCAATCCCTGTCTTTGGGACGCCGCACACTCAAAACACAACATCCGAAATATTCGTCGTGACAAATGGTTCGAAATCGCAACGAAATTCCGGGGAAAATTTAGTCCGGAGGAGCTACAAACGAAATGGGACAACCTCCGGATACAATTCCGCCAAAATCATTTGCGATCGTTGAAGAAAACgaacaatgaaaaaagtgTTTCGTGGAAATTTTACGACAAAATGCTGTTTCTCGTGCAAAAAGAAGGGAATTCTACATCGGAAATG aattttttgcaGGAAAACTCGAACGGCGACAACGAAGGAGACGAGACTGAACAAGAAATCAAGGAAGAAATGGAAATATTTGACGATGAACCCATTTCTGAGCAAGAAAGATCTCTCGCCGAAGAAGATTACGATCCAGAATCAACTTCAAACTTGGATTTTCTGCCTGCCCGAGAGAATTTCCATATTCGCAATGTCGAAGACAGCTTCCAAACCTTTGGGAATTATATCGCTTCTGAATTACGAACCATCGAAAATGTCCAAGAGGCGAATCGGATCAAGCGCAAGCTCAATTATCTCCTGTTGGAATGTCTCGACAAAATGGACAAcgcaaaagaataa
- the LOC134835377 gene encoding activator of basal transcription 1-like — MKKKRSILLVKPQSDESDASEEQLENGNNENGEEEKEDVEMENEQSAEEETNNEPEVVKKEKKRKPGIIYISSIPKYMNVTLLREHLEPFGDLGRVFLQPDKKFQYRKKKANSTKNLAIHFTEGWVEFLSKRRAKFAAENLNNKPISTKKNSRFCDILWSMKYLPRFKWVHLSERLTYEKQMYKQKLQAEISQARKEANFFQANLDKSEHVKKVNKKKAKEERKKNKVTE, encoded by the exons atgaagaaaaaacgcAGCATTTTATTAGTAAAACCGCAATCAGACGAAAGTGATGCCAGTGAGGAGCAACTGGAGAATGGAAATAACGAAAATGGCGAAGAAGAAAAGGAAGACGTTGAAATGGAAAACGAACAAAGTGCTGAGGAAGAGACAAACAACGAGCCAGAAGtcgtaaaaaaagagaaaaaacgcAAACCGGGCATCATTTACATTTCTTCCATCCCAAAATATATGAATGTGACGCTACTTCGCGAGCACTTGGAACCATTTGGCGATTTAGGAAGAGTTTTCTTACAacctgacaaaaaatttc aatatcgCAAGAAAAAAGCCAACAGCACAAAAAATCTAGCAATTCATTTCACCGAAGGCTGGGTCGAGTTCCTCAGTAAGCGACGTGCCAAATTCGCCGCGGAAAATCTCAACAACAAACCAATatcaacgaagaaaaattcccGTTTTTGCGATATTTTGTGGAGCATGAAGTATTTGCCGCGCTTCAAATGGGTCCATTTGAGCGAAAGACTCACGTACGAGAAGCAAATGTACAAACAAAAGTTGCAAGCGGAAATTTCGCAAGCACGCAAAGAGGCCAACTTCTTCCAAGCGAACCTTGACAAGAGCGAACACGTCAAAAAAGTCAACAAGAAAAAGGCCAAAGAGGAacggaagaaaaataaagttacagaa